A genome region from Borrelia duttonii Ly includes the following:
- a CDS encoding variable large family protein: protein MNREKKVEGKIRVIMIMMVMMMVMMGCNSGGRDPEKVFLSEMVNLGKGFMEVFVSFGDMITGTLGIKAETKKSDIGAYFTKIENTMKIVKGKLSKILEEHGSYEKVKEKVEGFIGKISKIEEGARKAALGATDSAVIGEVVKSGAAVFGTANADSVKNLVEGIKEIVDLVVTEGDGQADKTKPLNDDKEKIGKLFGAKTSDDSGAEDKHTAAANASIGAVSGADILKAIAGANASANKDGKVSEAKDAAALALSKGTNTDNEDKLTTVESKKDAVIAAGIALRGMAKDGKFIVKDIGDNKTEVASAKGAAANAVNKVLSTLVIAIRNRVDEGLKEINKVLGEIKQGEGSVAKINE from the coding sequence ATGAATAGAGAGAAAAAAGTAGAGGGGAAAATAAGAGTAATAATGATAATGATGGTGATGATGATGGTGATGATGGGATGTAATAGTGGGGGTAGAGATCCAGAGAAAGTGTTTTTGAGTGAGATGGTAAATTTGGGTAAAGGATTTATGGAAGTGTTTGTAAGTTTTGGTGATATGATTACAGGGACATTGGGGATAAAGGCAGAAACAAAGAAAAGCGATATTGGGGCATATTTTACTAAGATTGAGAATACAATGAAGATAGTGAAAGGTAAATTGAGTAAAATTTTAGAAGAACATGGAAGTTATGAGAAAGTGAAAGAGAAGGTAGAGGGATTTATTGGGAAGATAAGTAAGATCGAAGAAGGAGCAAGGAAAGCTGCTTTGGGGGCTACTGATAGTGCAGTTATTGGTGAAGTTGTAAAGTCAGGTGCTGCTGTTTTTGGGACTGCTAATGCAGATAGTGTAAAGAATTTGGTTGAGGGAATAAAGGAAATAGTTGATTTGGTTGTAACAGAAGGAGACGGACAAGCAGATAAAACTAAGCCTCTTAATGATGATAAAGAGAAAATAGGAAAATTATTTGGTGCTAAAACTAGTGATGATAGTGGAGCAGAAGATAAACATACAGCAGCGGCAAATGCATCAATAGGAGCAGTAAGTGGTGCTGATATATTGAAAGCAATTGCTGGAGCTAATGCTAGTGCTAATAAAGATGGGAAAGTTAGTGAAGCTAAGGATGCTGCTGCTTTGGCTTTATCAAAGGGTACTAATACTGATAATGAAGATAAATTAACTACTGTAGAATCAAAGAAAGATGCAGTAATAGCAGCGGGTATAGCATTGAGAGGGATGGCAAAGGATGGTAAGTTTATTGTAAAGGATATTGGTGACAATAAAACAGAAGTTGCATCTGCAAAAGGAGCAGCAGCAAATGCAGTGAATAAGGTATTGAGTACATTGGTGATAGCAATCAGGAATAGAGTAGATGAAGGATTAAAAGAGATAAATAAGGTGTTAGGAGAGATTAAACAAGGAGAAGGTTCTGTTGCCAAAATTAATGAATAA